The DNA window ATCATAATCTTACGACaggacaaaattttaattttcatttctATGAAGAACCATACATACTGTTTTTCTGTCATCTTTGGTGGAAGACAAAGAACATATCTATTGAGGTTTTTAAAGAAAGATGGAAAGACCGTCTGTGCGATGAATATGAACTATGCAATTGGTCAGTGACGGAAAATGCTATCTACTTTTCACCGTACAGTCCTCCGCGAGATTGGGTAAAAAAGTATGATTGGTAGAGCTAGTAAGCAAGCAAAACATCGACTTCAAATTTTCAGAATGAAGATTATTGTTTCTTCATTGCTCAGCTGATCgtgttttgataaaataaatacGAGTTATATACATACTTATATATATGTTTGGATTGTATGATTTCATTTTGataatggatttgaaattacTACAATTattgagaatttaaaatatattggtTTAACTAAAAATGCCTTAAAATGGAAGaaaattttacattttcatGATCCTAGTACATGTACCTCATATTAATATtgttattactatatataatcTAACTAGAACttctttttgaaatttggaatTAATATCacttcatataataaatatgaagTCTACGTACGTTGTCAACAATCTCCCCGGGAATACTCCACCAATTAAGATATATTGTTAATTTGGAGACGATGATCTAGGATTTCATGATAATCTTACGGCAATTcgaatattttaattttcatttccGTGAGAAATTAAATTTGACCACCCTGTTCTTCTGCCATATCTGGTGGAGGAAACAAAACATTTTTTCTGATGTATTCGATCCAAATTGAATTGGTCATCCTCAAGATGAAAATGGTTTGCGCTATTGGGCAGCAAATCAAGACGGTGTTAATTTATTTGTCAACAACAAATTAAATCTTCCTATTAATTTGGGAAAAAGTGGAGCGTACATAATATAAATTGGAGCATAAATAAGAATATTCATAATAAACCTGAACTTAAAATGTATTGTTATATATTTTAACAAAAGAATTTTACACTTGGAATAGTTATTTTTAATCCAATTAATATGTTGATGCATGcaaaaatctcaaaataataatctttttttgaattttcgattttttttaaaaaaaattaagtttcTTCTGACTCATATGTGGCGATAGAGTgtttaattatgattttattaatttcgtgccaaaattttaaaatggatATTTCAATTGACCATATTTcataattaaattctcaaattgcttcgaatctgtcaatattatgtttgattctttgatattcttattattttcaaaatactaAGACAATCCTATGACGACAATGGACATTCACctgattaaatattataataacatttaaaatataggttTTGGATCATCGACCAGTCAGAGATTTGAGAGAATCTCTCTCCCTCATCCACAAAATTATATTTCATAATtgatagaatttttttaaatatcttaaattATGTAAAAGgaagataaaaaaaatggcaGTCAAACATAATTCAACATTTAATCcgcttgaaaattttgaagatgGGTGaccaaatttaaatttcataaggaaataatatagaaaattttaaaatctatttcaaaatatcaaaatttcattTTCTCAAAAAATTTCAATCATACTCTATAAAAGCAACCTTAAATCAACATCTTGGAGacaaaatacatatacatatatatatatatatatatttccatcGGTCCATTTTGAGCATTGCAACGATGAAGCACAAATTACTGATAATCTTCATAATTGCCAATTTCTTCCAAGCAATGGCATTCGAGGAGAAAAGATATTGTACCATATTCCTGTCAAAATACACCATTCATGTCGGCAATCTTCTTCCCCCGAATACCCCAGATTTGAGAGCCCATTGCGCTGCTAAAAATAAGGAGATATGGAACTCCACGATTCCCGTAAATAATAATATCGAATGGAACTTCTGCTATTCGTTCTTTAAAAGGACTCTTTACTTTTGCCATTTCTTCTGGGGATCGAGTGATGCCAGTTTCGACGTTTTTAATTCAAAAATCGCGGATTCATGTTATGGTAATATATGCTATTGGGAAGTACGAAGCGATGGGATGTATCTTTCTGGGAGTTATCCTCCGACAAACTTCAAGAAAATGCATGATTGGAATAAACCGCCGCATATAGCATGATCACTTTGAAACATTTACTTGTAATGAATAAGATCGTATGTGTTGTATATTTCCAGTCATTCTAGTCCAACGTTGGATTGTATGTCTGTCATTCACTCTTTTAACAGTTCTTGTGATGTAAGCAGGTATTTAACATTAAAGAAagaatttgatgttatatatgcCGGTTTTTTTTAAGATAAAACCCGATCCATTTACTTTCCTTTTGAGCGTGCGTTTCAGATTCGCAGACAAGAATGAAGTTGTACCGTTAACATCAACGAGAAGTCTTTTGGTATTTAAGTTCCAAAGGTTTACAAGAATTGGAGAGATGAAAGTGTAATGAAACATTTTCAGAATTAACGATACTGACTGTAGCAATAGTAAATTGAAGTCCCTTCGTTGCAAGAAGATGTTTGGAGCAATGATCAGATTAAAATCCAGTGGTAGACAGAGGGCATGATGGTTGGTACAATGTCAAGTAAAGTAAAATTGGTTAGTATCTTTAAGCTAAGTTGTTTGGTTAAGGCCATATTATAATAAATCGACCATTACCTTTAAACAAAGTAAGAAAATAAGAAACAATTTGACGAAAGCAACAACTTTAAATTCTATCAAAATAAGTCATCTTGCAAATGATGACACGATGGTCTACACCATCATACTCTACCAAGATACACTAAATCTACGTAAAGGGAAAAGATTTGCATTCGATATAAAATTAAATCCCCCACCAATCTGATATTATCTGGGGAAATCAGACCAGCATTAGTAAATCTAGCTAAAATAATTTACAAAAACAACATATTCCTACaattacaaatttttttcaaaacattCCCCCCTTTTGCAGTAGAAACACAGTAGATTCCACCTAGGAACTCCATTGAGATGAGGGACTTGTGCAGTCAAGTCATAATATGTTTAAAGAAAACCTGGTTATAGTAGAAAAATGATTCAAACGACTCTAAAAGCTAAAAGGGGTGGATTAAGCTAGCCCACTTGTTTCTGATCTGAATTAGTACCTAATAAAAGCTTCAATTTTTTTGTGGTTGTAGCTAATTGGTTACGGGAGGTACGCACACTGGATATCATAGACAAGAATGTTGAGCAGGAGTTGGAGAGGTGGTACTGTTAATAGGGGAGATTGCGACAGGTGGGATGTCGGTGGAGTTGAGCTGCGGCGGCGGATGTTGCCACCGGGGAAGCGGACCCGCGAGGAGGAGAGTGTGGAGAAGAGGTCCAGCATCCATCACTGCCTGCAAGAACTTGCCGTTTTGTGGCAATGACTTGTCGCACGGCCAGTACTTGTCACTGGATGACGATGATGGCACCTTAGCAGGCGACAATGTTGTCGAATCGTCACAATTCGAGGGTGACAAGGACATGTTCTCGTCGTCCGAGGTTGCACAATTCGAAGGTGGTTGTGTCGTCTTCATTTGCAGTTGTTGCGAGAGCAGTTGGTTCTCCGACACAAGTGCTTGCCATTGTGCTTGGAATTCGTCCCTATCTCTGATGATGTTTGCCAGCAGGTCTTTGAGTTGGAGGATTTCGTCGTCTTTTCTTGAAATATCTTCGTGAGCACTTAGGATAGCCGCCTCTAGCTCCAATCTCGAGTACAGATATTCCTCAATCCCCTAAAGAACATAACAAAAGCACAAAAATGAATGGGTAGCTACACACAGACACTCCCAATCGAAACTCGAAAATGGTAATCAGATGAACACCAAAAACATGGGTTCTTCATGAAATTGTCAACTCACCGCTTCTTGACAGTAGTAAGCCCAATTAAGAGGACTGCATTGTTCTTCCATCTTTTTCTCCAGTTGAACAAAAACAGAGCAGAAAAAGCAAAATGTGAATGAGGTTGTTAGTTACACTTTCTTTATTATAAGGTTTTGAGGTAGTTTGCTTTTACTTTTTATTTGGTTGTAATAATAATACGGGACATAAATATGGTTGAGGAAAGGCCAAAAGCATGGAAAGGGCAGGTATGGCTAGTGCTCAACTTTATACTGCTAGATTCTTAGTACACAAATTTGAACCTTTTAACTGTGAAAGGGATTCAAGAAATATGAATTAAAGTTGGAGGCTTGAGTGCCCTTtacttaattataattatatatatagtaaCCAGCACTTGTTAAGAGTGTTTGTATATTCCACCCCATCGACATAAAACCATACATGACAAACTATTCGAGTTCGTAGAAAGAATTCTTTGGAAATTTTTTCTTTGACGACGTCTCTTTGTTTTTATGACGATGAAACTCACAGTCGTTATCTTTTTGTGCGTATTTGATGAATCTCGATTTAACGCATTACCTTCCAAATTATGTTTGCTTGATAAATCCGTATATGACAAACTTAATTTGTGTGACATGCTCGTCTAAGAAAGTATTGATAGTGAGAATCGAACTCATAACTATTGATTAAATACTTACATATTCCACTAATTCGGAATTCTAGCTTGAATGAGACCTTTTAACAAATGTAACAtgtttaacataaaattttacgtTGACTTGTAAATTAGAAAAGATGAACTAGCCCAAATTGTtgttgaatttttaaataacttttcaaatttttttctttttttttttttggctaaaGCTAGGAGAGTGTCTCGTCGTAATCAAGcataaacaaatttttttagaaCATTTTCATTTCCAATGAAGAAATTCTTTTGTTCTTGGATATATTAATACACCATGTAATTGtacatatattaattttctAATTTCCTTCTATCATTACACGATCGATCAGTGTGGTGCGTGTGTAATAGGTGGATAGAATATTTAGAACAATATGAGTTCAgatttatatatttgtaaagaaaaataaataaaaaatttatttttataattaataataaatgtGTAATAAAGTTTGCATTAAATATAATTGAAGAGTGGATTAATACAACTAATAAAACAACGTAACGGGTTAAATGAATATTGTATATACGTTGGAGGAACacaatttattatattaaatttacaTTAGGTGGATTAATTCAAAAgagttaattaaaaaaaatcggaTATTTATATTCTATTTTGTGTTGTCTACACTTTATATGTGTAAAATATGTGTCATGGAGTGTAAATAATAAGAATTGAAGTGTAAACATCAACTTCCAAAATAAAATTGTCATGTAGTGTCTGAGTTGATGAAATAAATTAATGTTTGATTAATAGTTAGAAGTTTGATTCTTATAACCAATACTTTCTCGGACGAGTTATTGTAAATGACGGTTTACTTAGTTAAGCTAGTGTCTTGTCCTGGACAAAAAATTACCGAGTACACACCGAAAAATAACAGCtgccataaaaataaaaataaaattaactcCTATGGTTTATCCTATGTGCTTTTCAAATTGCTTCTATTTATGGAGTCCGATTAATCAAGAAGAATATTAAAATGAAGTGAGGTTAGAATTAGTTAATGGGAGGGTCCATTTACAATAAAACAACAGTTTGAATTTTGACCAACTCTAATGGAAACTGCTCCACCACGCGTTTGTGTGCTTGTGGGGCACAACGCACATTATGACTAAATCGAGTTAAATTATCCCCTtccaaataagaaa is part of the Primulina tabacum isolate GXHZ01 chromosome 18, ASM2559414v2, whole genome shotgun sequence genome and encodes:
- the LOC142533077 gene encoding uncharacterized protein LOC142533077 encodes the protein MEEQCSPLNWAYYCQEAGIEEYLYSRLELEAAILSAHEDISRKDDEILQLKDLLANIIRDRDEFQAQWQALVSENQLLSQQLQMKTTQPPSNCATSDDENMSLSPSNCDDSTTLSPAKVPSSSSSDKYWPCDKSLPQNGKFLQAVMDAGPLLHTLLLAGPLPRWQHPPPQLNSTDIPPVAISPINSTTSPTPAQHSCL
- the LOC142532476 gene encoding S-protein homolog 2-like, coding for MKHKLLIIFIIANFFQAMAFEEKRYCTIFLSKYTIHVGNLLPPNTPDLRAHCAAKNKEIWNSTIPVNNNIEWNFCYSFFKRTLYFCHFFWGSSDASFDVFNSKIADSCYGNICYWEVRSDGMYLSGSYPPTNFKKMHDWNKPPHIA